A genome region from bacterium SCSIO 12844 includes the following:
- a CDS encoding efflux RND transporter periplasmic adaptor subunit, which yields MRKYLTLIIVIAIIIIASCIYYFYFHSNASKSLVSSHKEATYVDLIELKETNSPELYTTYGSLIAPNSVDLKSQVTGVIQSINFTNGQLVKKGQLLLTVDDANALSALQTAQAQLDQLTADYQRYQTLYKDAQAVSKEELDKFKAQYQTALANYQSAQANYEHTKVKAPFDGKTGVAEVAIGSYVESGSALVTLVDRKDLEVEYALPETLIGKVKIDQSVIITTDAYPNQKFKAIVNYISPDVNTDSLTFNVRAKYNNVDDLLSPGMNVDVNHILNAQSKVILVPMSALALINKGYSVFEIVDGKAKAISIDVGLVSSSGQYIIKSGINPGVKIIKNANGITDGMAVKVTK from the coding sequence ATGAGAAAGTACTTAACTTTAATCATTGTTATCGCAATTATTATTATTGCATCATGTATTTACTATTTTTATTTCCATTCAAATGCTTCAAAGTCTCTTGTTTCAAGTCATAAAGAAGCAACTTATGTTGATTTAATTGAATTAAAAGAAACCAACTCTCCAGAATTATATACAACCTATGGTTCATTAATTGCACCGAATTCGGTTGATTTAAAATCCCAAGTTACAGGCGTTATTCAGTCAATTAACTTTACCAATGGTCAATTGGTTAAAAAAGGACAATTGCTATTAACAGTTGATGATGCAAACGCATTGTCTGCTTTACAAACAGCACAAGCTCAACTCGATCAACTAACAGCTGACTATCAACGCTATCAAACACTTTATAAAGACGCCCAAGCTGTCTCAAAAGAAGAGTTAGACAAGTTCAAAGCACAATACCAAACTGCACTTGCAAACTATCAATCAGCACAAGCAAACTATGAGCATACAAAAGTTAAAGCACCTTTTGATGGCAAAACAGGTGTCGCTGAAGTTGCTATTGGAAGCTATGTTGAAAGTGGTAGCGCATTAGTAACACTTGTAGATCGAAAGGACCTTGAAGTTGAGTATGCTTTACCTGAAACGTTAATCGGTAAAGTTAAAATTGACCAAAGTGTAATCATAACAACAGACGCCTACCCAAACCAAAAATTTAAAGCCATCGTTAATTATATCTCTCCAGATGTAAATACGGATTCTTTAACTTTTAATGTCAGAGCAAAATATAATAATGTTGATGATTTACTATCGCCTGGTATGAACGTTGATGTTAACCATATTCTTAATGCTCAAAGTAAGGTAATTTTAGTACCAATGAGTGCACTTGCATTGATTAATAAAGGTTATAGCGTATTTGAAATTGTTGATGGTAAAGCAAAAGCAATATCAATTGATGTCGGGCTTGTATCTTCTAGTGGCCAGTATATTATCAAATCAGGAATTAACCCTGGAGTAAAAATTATTAAAAATGCTAATGGCATCACTGACGGTATGGCTGTTAAGGTAACTAAATAA
- a CDS encoding retroviral-like aspartic protease family protein codes for MQKKTIYIFWIAAFICLAFIIHIIMQTNQEKQLTPESNETLHRNTVILNAINHHYATYGYINNHKVKFIVDTGATSVSIPESIAKTIGLKRGARYQAMTANGKITIYRTYIDQLTIGSITLNHVVASINPSSDDDYILLGMSALRRLEMQQKNNQLILIQNK; via the coding sequence ATGCAAAAAAAAACGATTTATATATTCTGGATTGCAGCTTTTATTTGCCTAGCATTTATTATTCATATAATTATGCAAACAAATCAAGAGAAACAGCTAACACCAGAATCCAATGAAACACTCCATCGCAATACTGTAATTCTAAATGCTATCAACCATCATTATGCCACCTATGGTTATATTAATAATCATAAAGTTAAATTTATCGTTGATACCGGTGCAACCAGCGTCTCTATCCCAGAGTCTATTGCTAAAACAATAGGTCTTAAAAGAGGTGCACGCTATCAAGCAATGACTGCTAATGGTAAAATTACTATCTATCGAACTTATATTGATCAATTAACAATTGGTAGCATTACGCTTAATCATGTTGTAGCTAGTATTAACCCATCATCTGATGATGATTATATTTTACTCGGTATGAGTGCATTAAGACGTCTTGAAATGCAACAAAAAAATAATCAGCTTATATTAATTCAAAACAAATAA
- a CDS encoding D-alanyl-D-alanine carboxypeptidase, producing MIHPIKSYGLIALGSIIITSTASVTIANTNQSMIKVDNKPQIQLAQNTSTHYMPQQSIPTVIPEPPKIRLNAAAWVLMDYQTGEILTEKNMNKEHKPASLTKILAAYVIGQALHDNMIKWGEVVPISKKAWKTPGSKMFIKPSDHLTVGDLFKGMVISSGNDATVALAEFVAGSEQSFVELMNHTAKQLGMNHSNFSTSDGLPAKNQYTSAYDMAILSRAYIHTFPELYKLYSQKSFTFNGITQNNRNRLLNQKTGVDGIKTGYTDQAGFSLASSQIKDSRRLIAIVLGAPSDTARTEESNKLLTYGFRFFENYDVADHGKSIAKLRINNAETYQYQLPVAVKNDVVLTLAKGQDKLIHLNVMANENLKAPIKKDQVVGTLTVTLKGKILVTTPVYALQSVEKAGFFTNIGHTIRGWF from the coding sequence ATGATTCATCCAATCAAATCATATGGGTTAATTGCTTTAGGCTCTATTATTATAACTTCTACAGCCTCAGTAACAATTGCTAATACTAACCAAAGTATGATTAAAGTTGATAATAAACCTCAAATACAACTTGCACAAAATACCTCAACACATTATATGCCACAACAATCAATTCCAACCGTTATTCCTGAACCACCTAAAATTAGACTTAATGCAGCTGCCTGGGTATTAATGGATTATCAAACTGGTGAAATCTTAACTGAAAAAAATATGAATAAAGAGCATAAACCTGCAAGCCTTACAAAAATACTTGCTGCTTATGTAATAGGTCAAGCATTACATGATAATATGATCAAATGGGGTGAAGTAGTCCCAATTAGTAAAAAGGCCTGGAAAACACCAGGATCAAAAATGTTTATTAAACCATCTGATCATTTAACAGTTGGCGATTTATTTAAAGGCATGGTCATTTCTTCTGGAAATGATGCAACAGTTGCCTTAGCTGAATTTGTTGCAGGCAGTGAACAATCATTTGTTGAATTAATGAACCATACTGCCAAACAGTTAGGAATGAATCATAGCAACTTTTCAACCTCAGATGGATTACCGGCTAAAAATCAATATACTTCTGCCTATGATATGGCTATTTTATCGCGAGCTTATATTCATACTTTTCCTGAGCTATATAAACTTTACAGTCAAAAAAGTTTTACATTTAATGGTATTACACAAAATAATCGCAACCGATTACTGAATCAAAAAACAGGTGTTGATGGAATAAAAACAGGCTATACTGACCAGGCAGGTTTTAGCCTTGCATCTTCTCAAATAAAAGATAGTAGACGTCTAATCGCTATTGTTTTAGGTGCGCCAAGTGATACAGCTAGAACTGAAGAATCAAATAAACTTCTAACCTATGGGTTTAGATTTTTTGAAAACTACGATGTTGCAGATCATGGAAAAAGCATTGCTAAACTGCGTATTAATAATGCTGAAACTTACCAATATCAATTACCAGTAGCTGTTAAAAATGATGTAGTTTTAACACTTGCTAAAGGCCAAGATAAACTTATTCATTTAAATGTTATGGCGAATGAAAATTTAAAAGCCCCCATTAAAAAAGATCAAGTAGTCGGTACTTTAACTGTTACCTTAAAAGGAAAGATACTTGTCACCACACCTGTATATGCTTTACAATCTGTTGAAAAAGCTGGATTTTTTACAAATATAGGACATACCATTCGTGGTTGGTTTTAA